From Anopheles darlingi chromosome 2, idAnoDarlMG_H_01, whole genome shotgun sequence, the proteins below share one genomic window:
- the LOC125949435 gene encoding calcineurin subunit B type 2: MGNETSLPMELCSNFDADEIRRLGKRFKKLDLDNSGALSIDEFMSLPELQQNPLVQRVIDIFDADGNGEVDFKEFIQGVSQFSVKGDKLSKLKFAFRIYDMDNDGFISNGELFQVLKMMVGNNLKDTQLQQIVDKTIVFADKDEDGKISFDEFCSVVGNTDIHKKMVVDV; this comes from the exons ATG gGAAACGAAACCTCGCTACCGATGGAGCTGTGCTCGAACT TTGATGCCGATGAAATCCGGCGGTTGGGCAAGCGATTCAAGAAACTCGATCTCGACAATTCGGGTGCCCTAAGCATCGACGAATTCATGTCGCTGCCGGAACTGCAGCAGAATCCGCTAGTGCAGCGGGTGATTGACATCTTCGATGCGGACGGCAACGGGGAGGTGGACTTCAAGGAGTTCATCCAGGGTGTGTCGCAGTTCAGCGTGAAGGGCGACAAGCTGTCGAAGCTCAAGTTTGCCTTCCGAATATACGACATGGATAACGATGGTTTCATCTCGAACGGCGAACTGTTTCAG gtgctgAAAATGATGGTCGGCAACAATCTCAAAGACAcccagctgcagcagatcgTTGACAAGACGATCGTGTTCGCGGATAAGGACGAGGATGGCAAGATTTCGTTCGACGAGTTCTGTTCGGTCGTCGGCAACACGGATATTCACAAAAAGATGGTGGTCGACGTTTAA
- the LOC125949355 gene encoding uncharacterized protein LOC125949355, with the protein MSKPNVLVLGGCGFIGRHLVHYLVTNDLAGRIKVVDKTPPLMAWLNRAHSVAFADERVEFTSANLINPASCQNAFRMTEPVTMTTTTTTAVGTGWDFVINCAAETKPGQTDPVYEEGILKLSVNCATEAIKTGAKRYVELSTASMYSDEKVPQKEDCPVEPWTMVGKYKAKVERELIAMEELPYTILRIPICYGVGDRKGLTPRLIIAGIYKHLGETMKLLWTGTMKMNVVHVEDVCGSIWELLQTDRSIREIVNVCDDSDATQATISELLADIFGIEIDYWGITMSNMTKLDMAGAIEEINDRHLGPWADVCTRDGVLNTPLTPYMDQELLLHKHVHLSNEKLKSYGYQLRRPRITRESLEEIVKDFIGMNHFPRTLLY; encoded by the exons ATGTCGAAGCCGAATGTTCTAGTTCTTGGAG GATGTGGATTCATCGGACGACACTTGGTGCACTATCTGGTAACGAATGATCTCGCCGGACGCATAAAGGTGGTCGACAAAACGCCTCCTCTGATGGCATGGCTCAATCGTGCGCACAGCGTAGCATTCGCCGACGAACGGGTCGAATTCACGAGTGCCAATCTCATCAATCCCGCCTCTTGCCAGAATGCGTTCCGGATGACCGAACCGgtgaccatgacgacgacgacgacgacggctgtgGGAACGGGATGGGATTTTGTGATAAACTGTGCGGCTGAGACGAAACCCGGCCAAACGGATCCAGTGTACGAGGAGGGCATTCTTAAGCTGAGCGTAAACTGCGCCACAGAAGCGATCAAAACGGGGGCCAAACGGTACGTTGAGCTCAGTACCGCTAGCATGTACTCGGACGAAAAGGTCCCGCAGAAGGAGGACTGCCCGGTAGAACCGTGGACGATGGTTGGCAAATACAAGGCCAAGGTGGAACGAGAGCTGATCGCGATGGAGGAGCTACCCTACACCATACTTCGGATTCCGATTTGCTACGGTGTAGGCGATCGGAAGGGACTGA CTCCTCGGCTTATAATTGCCGGCATTTACAAACATCTCGGCGAAACCATGAAGCTACTGTGGACCGGtacgatgaagatgaacgtGGTACACGTCGAGGACGTGTGCGGTAGTATCTGGGAGCTGCTGCAAACCGATCGCAGCATCCGGGAGATCGTTAACGTGTGTGACGATAGCGATGCAACGCAGGCAACGATCAGTGAGCTGTTGGCGGACATTTTCGGCATCGAGATCGATTACTGGGGCATTACGATGTCGAACATGACGAAGCTCGACATGGCCGGTGCGATCGAGGAGATCAACGATCGTCACCTGGGACCGTGGGCTGATGTGTGTACCCGGGACGGTGTGCTCAACACGCCGCTCACACCGTACATGGATCAGGAGCTGTTGCTTCACAAGCATGTGCACCTGAGCAACGAGAAGCTGAAATCGTACGGCTATCAACTCCGCCGTCCGCGTATAACGCGTGAATCGTTGGAGGAAATAGTGAAGGATTTTATTGGAATGAACCACTTTCCGCGCACTTTACTCTACTGA
- the LOC125949372 gene encoding tRNA-uridine aminocarboxypropyltransferase 1 — protein sequence MANTEDTATRADPFGGMDIADTDFLMGVEGRSSCPVCGRSRKFFCYTCYVPVASINDRVPRIALPVKVDIIKHKNEIDGKSTAVHAAILAPEDVQIHIYPNIPDYREEEGVVLIFPTPTALTVASLFNGETYQMKENYGLPKGYHMGTLLRFRLNDIVVDKQPRPPQETRKEDSTTRTDADEDTALRRFPVRRAIFIDSTWSQCRGIYKDERLSGLRTVVIQNRISQFWRHQRNSPRWFLATVEAIHQFLMELHIAAWGLDSRYRGLEHIHLKKDQIPEERIFLPAEGLADEVVKPYNGQYDNILFFFRHMYNLIHQYYDHEKLKAYRRPLY from the coding sequence ATGGCGAATACAGAAGATACCGCAACGAGAGCGGACCCTTTCGGCGGTATGGACATCGCCGACACCGATTTCCTGATGGGCGTGGAAGGCCGCAGTTCCTGTCCGGTGTGTGGACGATCGCGAAAGTTCTTCTGCTACACCTGCTACGTTCCGGTGGCCAGCATCAATGACCGGGTGCCGCGAATTGCGCTACCGGTGAAGGTGGACATCATTAAACACAAGAACGAAATCGACGGCAAGAGCACGGCCGTCCATGCGGCCATCCTGGCACCGGAAGATGTCCAAATTCACATCTACCCGAACATTCCGGACTAtcgagaggaggagggagtggtGCTCATCTTCCCGACGCCCACCGCCTTAACTGTGGCCAGTTTATTCAATGGGGAAACGTATCAGATGAAGGAAAACTATGGCTTACCGAAGGGCTACCACATGGGAACGCTGCTACGCTTCCGGTTGAACGATATTGTCGTCGATAAGCAGCCTCGACCACCCCAAGAAACCCGAAAAGAGGACAGTACGACGAGAACCGATGCTGATGAGGACACTGCTTTAAGGAGATTCCCCGTGCGGCGTGCCATTTTCATTGATAGTACCTGGAGCCAGTGCAGAGGTATCTACAAGGATGAACGGCTATCGGGGCTACGCACGGTTGTGATCCAGAACAGAATATCGCAATTTTGGCGCCACCAACGAAACAGTCCGCGCTGGTTCCTGGCCACGGTGGAAGCCATCCATCAGTTCCTAATGGAGCTGCATATAGCGGCCTGGGGTCTTGACAGCCGCTACCGCGGCCTCGAACACATTCATCTGAAGAAGGATCAAATACCGGAAGAGCGCATTTTCCTTCCTGCCGAAGGTCTCGCGGACGAGGTGGTGAAACCATACAACGGGCAGTACGACAATATATTGTTCTTCTTTCGGCACATGTACAATCTAATACACCAGTATTATGATCACGAAAAATTGAAAGCCTATCGCCGTCCACTATACTAA
- the LOC125949458 gene encoding signal peptidase complex subunit 1, with product MLDIATHMDFEGQGRAEKLSRIIITLFGGVGLIWGYIIQQFSQTVYILIAGVLLASILTIPPWPIYRKKPLNWQKARPDPQHQSQSSTDDTKKKKKN from the exons ATGCTGGATATCGCAACGCACATG GACTTTGAGGGCCAAGGAAGGGCCGAGAAGCTGTCccgtatcatcatcaccctgtTCGGAGGAGTGGGCTTGATTTGGGGCTACATCATCCAGCAGTTTTCGCAAACCGTCTACATTCTAATCGCCGGCGTACTGTTGGCATCCATT CTAACCATTCCACCATGGCCGATCTACCGCAAAAAGCCGCTGAACTGGCAGAAGGCTCGCCCCGATCCGCAGCACCAATCACAGAGTTCAACCGATgatacgaagaagaaaaagaaaaactaa